In the Bicyclus anynana chromosome 22, ilBicAnyn1.1, whole genome shotgun sequence genome, ACGAAAAGCTAATTAAAAATTTGGAAGAAAAGTTAGCCGAGCACGCGAAATATATAGACAACAGCACGCAAAAAATCGGAAACCTCATAAACTGTATTAAGGAAGAAAGAGAGGAGAGGCGACAGCAACCGACCTATGCGGCGATGGCCGCTGGTGAGCCAAAAAAGAAACTTGCTGAGCGGCCAGCGCTGCACTCGGTTGCTGTAACCTCTGCAGACGAACAGGAGACGGGGGAACAAGTGCTCCAGCGCATCAGGACTGCAGTAAATGCAAAAGAAACTGGAGTACTTGTTGATAGAGTTAGGAAAGCGAGAGATCGTAAGGTAATAGTGGGATGTGGCACAAGAGAGGAACGCGAGAAGGTTATGCACAGACTGAAAAATGCTAACTTACGCgtagaagaaattaaaaataaagacccGCTTATAATCCTGAAGGACGTCCTCCATTATAATACTGACGAggccaaaataaaaatttattcaaagaCGTTAAGGAAGAAGATTTTAGAgctgaaattaaatatagaagAAAAGTCAGAAATCCTCTCTTGTGTCACATCATTCTTAAGGTGTCCCCACAGGTGTGGTCACGTGTGACGGCGGCGGGCGCCATACACGTCGACCTGCAGCGGGTGAGGGTTGAGGATCAATCCCCACTCGTGCAGTGTTCGGCGTGCCTAGGCTACGGGCATAGCAGGCGATTCTGCAAGGAGCCCGAAACAAGATGCAGCCACTGCGGGGAAGCTCACCTCAAGGCGAGCTGCCCGAAGTGGCAGGCAGGAGTCTCCCCGACCTGCTGTAACTGCACGCAGGCTGGGTTGGACGCGAAACACAACGCGTTCGACCAAGCATGCGTGGTGCGCCGGAAGTGGGAAGCCTTGGCCAGGGCAACGGTAGCATATTGCTAAAGTTGTCCTGGACGAGACCGGAACCACCTTGCAGCCTTATCGGGTGTTCCAGGCAAATCTGAAGTGCAAACAACTCGCCACGCAAGAGCTCATGCTCGAGGCCACGCAGAACAAAGTGGCCCTAGCACTGGTCCAGGAGCCGTATGTCGGAGGGTCGGGTTCGATGCGGGACTATCGGGGTGTGCGCGTCTTCCAGAGCGCCGGTGGACAGGGCGGCCGTGTCAAAGCCGCAGTTGTTGTGTACGACTGTGACTTGGCCGTGACCCTTGACACTAAGTTCACCACCAACAACATCGCGGTGGTGCGGATAAAAACTGGTGCCTGGGAGATGGGTATTATCTCGTTCTACTTCGAGCCCGACCAGCCGATAGAGCCATACTTGGACCAACTAGCCGCAGTAGTCTCGAGCATGGACTCTCGATATGTGGTGGTTGGGGGCGACGCAAATGCCTGGAACACCTGGTGGGGCAGCAAAAAGACCGACAGCAGAGGGGAGGCCTTGTTTGGGGTTCTAGAGGAGCTCGACCTGCAGATACTCAATCAGGGGAGCGCCCCTACTTTCGACACGATTAGAGGGAATAAACGATACTCTAGTCGTGTCGATATTACGGCGTGCTCACCGGACGCACTCTTGTTAGTGTCGGATTGGAGGGTGGATGACAGCGTAACGAGTTCGGACCACAACGCTATAGCGTTCCGTATCAGCCTGAAAAAGGAAAGGCCTATGACCATCAGTGGAACGACGCGTAAATTCAACACCAAAAAGGCAAACTGGGATGAGTTTTGCACAAAGCTCACCCAGCTGCAAAacgaaaatttcatcaaaagcGGTTCTATTGACGCAATCGACAACACCGTCGATTTAGAAAAAAGTGTTGAATTATACGTTAGTCTTATCGCGAAGGCATGCGAAGCTAGCATGCCAGTCAGGAGGATAACGGAGCGCTATAGCCTGCCTTGGTGGAATGATGAACTCGCCGCGCTTAAACACGATACCAACACCAAGCGCCGGCGTATTCGCTGCGCTGCACCGATTCGACGCGACAGAGTCATACAAGAGTATCTGCGGGCAAAGGAGCTCTATGAGTCGCTTGCTAAAACAACGCAGATCGCGAGCTGGAAAGCGTTCTGCGAGCGACAAGACAGAGAGGGTCTGTGGGATGGGATATACAGGGTCATAGGTAGAACCACGGTGAAAAAGGTTGACGTACCGTTGGTCAAAGACGGTAAGACCTATGACCCTAGCGAATCAGCAGCATTGTTGGCGGGGATCTTCTACCCGGAGGATCTTGGGATTGAGGATAACGCAGACCATCGGCGTACGAGACGCGCCGCCGAACGAGTAAACGAGTGGACTCCAAATGAAATTTTGGATCCACCGTTTACAGCCGTTGAACTGAGCGACGCGGCCTCGAGCTTCAATCCCAAGAAAGCCCCCGGCTCGGATGCTTTAACCGCCGACATAATTCTACATTCTGCCAGGGATTAGTACTCGTCAGTATGGCTTATTTCGACGTCTCGCTGGACATAGAGGGCGCCTTCGATAGCGCTTGGTGGCCGGCTATTAAAGTCAGACTGGCTGAGGAAAAGTGCCCTGTAAACATCCGCAGAATTATTGACAGCTATCTTCGGGATCGGAAGGTGAGGGTGAGATACGCCGGAGCTGAACACATGCGGAACACCACCAAAGGCTGTGTTCAAGGCTCCATCGGGGGTCCCATCCTATGGAACCTCTTGTTGGATCCACTACTGCGGGGCCTCGAAGAACGGGGGGAACATTGTCAAGCGTTTGCTGACGATGTTGTCCTCGTCTTCGAAGGCAACACGGGGTTGGAGATCTCGTTGCGGGCCAATGCCGCTCTCGCCTATGTGCAGGAGTGGGGAGTCAGAAACAAGTTAAGGTTTGCACCACACAAGACAAAGGCGATGGTGCTGACCCGAAAACTGAAGTACGACTCCCCACGCCTGAACATGGGCGGGACCGGCGTTGACCTGTCCGGCGAAATAAAAATCCTGGGGCTCACGATAGACAGCAACCTGACCTTCAATTCTCATGTGAAAAACACTTGCATGAGAGTTGAAGGCCTGTACAAGCAACTGTCGAGAGCCGCCAGGGTTAGTTGGGGTCTCCACCCCCaagttataaaaactatttataccgCAGTGGTGGAGCCAATAGTCTTGTACGCCGCCAGTGCCTGGGCGCCCGCTGCCAGGAAGCTCGGGGTGCGGAAGCGTTTGAGCGCGCTTCAGAGAGGCTTCGCCCAGAAAATCACCAAGTCGTACCGCACTGTCTCTCTGAACTCCGCCATGGCACTCGCTGGGATACTCCCCTTGGATCTCCGAATCCGTGAGGCCGCGTACTTATACGAGGCCAAAAGGGGAGTGTCGCAGCGACTGCTAGGAGACAGAGAGATGGACGGGAGAGTGCCGTATTGCGCAAGGCCGCATCCGGCGGAGGGGCTCTGCCTGCGGTTTACCAGCCTGGTTGACCGAGAAGATCTTGAGCGTAATAACGCTCAAGCAGTGCGCATCTTTACCGATGGCAGCAAAATTGATGGTAAGGTTGGAGCCTCGATCTCCATATGGAATCGCGAGGCGGAAACCAAAGCCGTTAAGCTAAGGTTGAGTGCGCACTGCTCGGTCTATCAGGCTGAGCTTCTTGCCCTGGACAGAGCTGTCTCTCTCGCGACGAGACGCCCGGAAGCCTCCATCGGCATATACACCGACTCGAGATCCTCGCTCGAGTCGGTGGTCGGGCGAAACTCCTTCCACCCCCTCGTAAATAACATCCGCGACAACCTGAAGGTATGTCACACCCAGAACAAGGAACTTTCCCTGTTCTGGGTGAAAGCGCACGCGGGGCTGGAAGGAAACGAAAGAGCCGATGAGCTCGCGAGAGAGGCGGCTCTGGGGTTAAAGAGGAAACCGGACTATGACCGATGCCCGGTGTCATTCGTCAAACGACTACTCCGGGAGGAGTCGCTGGACGAATGGGACCGGAGGTATAAGTCCGAAGAAACCGCGGGCACAACAAAAGCCTTTCTGCCGGATGTACGCTTTGCCCACAAAGTGGTCAAAAACATCGACCTCAATGCGGTGCTCACCCAGGTGCTGACTGGTCATGGGGGTTTCGCGGAGTACCTGCATAGATTCAAGCGCAAACAGGATCCGGGGTGCGTGTGTGATGGCGGCTCATCAGAATCGATTTTGCATCTTCTGATGGACTGCCCTCAACATGACGCGGCCCGAGAGGACCTTCAACAGGAGTTGCGCTTGAGGCTGTGCAGGGGCTCCGTACCCTCCATTCTGGGTGGAGCCTCTAGCCGAGAGGCGCTGCTCAACTTCGCTAGCAGAGTGGCACGGGTTGCTATTGCCAGGAACAGAGCAGTGGATACAGACGGATAGTTTTTGATATATTATAGAATATAACAATTAACTTTCGTATAAATCTCACTGCTCTGTCCCTTGCAAAAGCCAAATTTGAACTCACAGCCACCTACCCTCGCCCCGAACTTCTGAACTTCTACACCAAAAATGTTTTAACGACCACACCTAAATTAgcataatgattttaaaattttaattgcttTGTTATTGTCCTATGATGTTTTAATGTAAATCTGTGTAAATTTGTAATGTACTATCATTATTTAATAGATGtgttgtataataaattaaaaatgagaaatGTAACTAGAATATGAATTGAATAAATACAATACGAAGAACTAATAGATAATTTATATAGAATAAACtagtaatatgaaataaaaatgtaatagtaatagtagaaaaatgtaacaaatatgaaataaaaacataaaaataaaaaataaaaagaaataaaaaataataaaaggaaataaaaaactaaagcaTAAAAAGATCCCTGACCAAGTTAGGGgacaccgaaaaaaaaaaaaaaaaaaaaaaaaaaaaacctaacctaacctaacccaacccaacccaacccaacccaacccaacccacccaacccaacccaacccaacccaacccaacccaacccaacccaaccccacccaacccaacccaacccacccaacccaacccaacccacccaacccaacccaacccaacccaacccaacccaacccaacccaaccccaacccaacccaacccaacccaacccaacccaacccaacccaacccaacccaacccaaccaacccaacccaacccaacccaacccaacccccacccaacccaacccaacccaacccaacccaacccaacccacccaacccaacccaacccaacccacccaacccaacccaacccaaccccaacccaaccaacccaacccaacccaacccaacccaaccccccaacccaacccaacccaaccccaacccaaccaacccaacccaacccaacccaacccaacccaacccaacccaacccaacccaacccaacccaacccaacccaacccaacccaacccaacccaacccaacccaacccaacccaacccaacccaacccaacccaacccaacccaaccccaacccaacccaacccaacccaacccaacccaacccaacccaacccaacccaacccaacccaacccaacccaacccaacccaacccaacccacccaacccaacccaacccaacccaacccaacccaacccaacccaacccaacccaacccaacccaacccaacccaacccaacccaacccaacccaacccaacccaacccaacccaacccaacccaacccaacccaacccaacccaacccaacccaacccaacccaacccaacccaacccaacccaacccaacccaacccaacccaacccaacccaacccaacccaacccaacccaacccaacccaacccaacccaacccaacccaacc is a window encoding:
- the LOC128199301 gene encoding uncharacterized protein LOC128199301, which translates into the protein MAYFDVSLDIEGAFDSAWWPAIKVRLAEEKCPVNIRRIIDSYLRDRKVRVRYAGAEHMRNTTKGCVQGSIGGPILWNLLLDPLLRGLEERGEHCQAFADDVVLVFEGNTGLEISLRANAALAYVQEWGVRNKLRFAPHKTKAMVLTRKLKYDSPRLNMGGTGVDLSGEIKILGLTIDSNLTFNSHVKNTCMRVEGLYKQLSRAARVSWGLHPQVIKTIYTAVVEPIVLYAASAWAPAARKLGVRKRLSALQRGFAQKITKSYRTVSLNSAMALAGILPLDLRIREAAYLYEAKRGVSQRLLGDREMDGRVPYCARPHPAEGLCLRFTSLVDREDLERNNAQAVRIFTDGSKIDGKVGASISIWNREAETKAVKLRLSAHCSVYQAELLALDRAVSLATRRPEASIGIYTDSRSSLESVVGRNSFHPLVNNIRDNLKVCHTQNKELSLFWVKAHAGLEGNERADELAREAALGLKRKPDYDRCPVSFVKRLLREESLDEWDRRYKSEETAGTTKAFLPDVRFAHKVVKNIDLNAVLTQVLTGHGGFAEYLHRFKRKQDPGCVCDGGSSESILHLLMDCPQHDAAREDLQQELRLRLCRGSVPSILGGASSREALLNFASRVARAVTIEFKSAENLELAESTIAENGIIHFCIQIRRARVEQPVQQQENQLRVLELQLVLNQ